A section of the Streptomyces sp. NBC_01591 genome encodes:
- a CDS encoding aldo/keto reductase: MQNVTLNNGVEMPLLGFGVYQIPPEQTEQAVSEALAVGYRLLDTAAAYNNEEAVGRAIKNSGIPREELFVTTKLWVQDAPAQENTGRAFERSLDRLGLDQLDLYLMHQPYGDVYGQWRAMEDLHREGRVKAIGVANFHPDRLVDLVVNNDITPAVNQIETHPFFQRAADQALMREHGVQIQSWGGFAEGRNDLFTNPLLAGIGKEYGKSVAQVVLRWLVQRGVVAIPKSVRPERMAENIDVFGFELTDEQMASIATLDTGATLFFDHRDPEMVNWLGKRRLDA, from the coding sequence ATGCAGAACGTCACCCTGAACAACGGCGTCGAGATGCCGCTCCTCGGTTTCGGCGTGTACCAGATCCCGCCGGAGCAGACCGAGCAGGCGGTCTCCGAAGCCCTCGCCGTCGGCTACCGCCTGCTCGACACCGCGGCCGCCTACAACAACGAGGAGGCCGTCGGCCGTGCCATCAAGAACAGCGGCATCCCGCGTGAGGAGCTGTTCGTCACGACCAAGCTGTGGGTCCAGGACGCGCCCGCGCAGGAGAACACCGGGCGGGCCTTCGAGAGGTCGCTGGACAGGCTCGGCCTGGACCAACTCGATCTGTACCTGATGCACCAGCCGTACGGCGATGTGTACGGCCAGTGGCGGGCCATGGAGGACCTCCACCGTGAGGGCCGCGTCAAGGCGATCGGTGTCGCCAACTTCCACCCCGACCGGCTCGTCGACCTCGTCGTCAACAACGACATCACGCCCGCGGTCAATCAGATCGAGACCCACCCGTTCTTCCAGCGCGCCGCCGACCAGGCGCTCATGCGCGAGCACGGCGTCCAGATCCAGTCCTGGGGCGGCTTCGCCGAAGGCAGGAACGACCTGTTCACCAACCCGCTCCTGGCCGGGATCGGCAAGGAGTACGGCAAGTCCGTCGCGCAGGTCGTGCTCCGCTGGCTCGTCCAGCGCGGCGTCGTCGCGATCCCCAAGTCCGTCCGACCCGAGCGCATGGCGGAGAACATCGACGTCTTCGGCTTCGAGCTCACCGACGAGCAGATGGCATCCATCGCCACCCTGGACACCGGAGCGACGCTGTTCTTCGACCACCGCGACCCGGAGATGGTCAACTGGCTCGGCAAGCGACGGCTGGACGCCTGA